The Streptomyces sp. A2-16 sequence AGCGGCACCACGGCGACGGCGGGGCCCGCACCCGGTGCGACCCGCCCCTCCGCCTCCAGCGCGACCCGCCCCTCCGCACCCGTGGCTACCCTGCCCTCCGCCCCCTCCGGCTATCGCGTCGCCGAGGACCCCGCCGGGTTCGCGCTCGCCGTGCCCGAGGGGTTCACCCGTCAGCCGCAGGGGGAGCGGGTCTTCTACCTGTCGGCCGGGGAGACCTTCCGCATCGGCGTCAAGGTCACCGACCCCCAACCCGGCGGCCCCCTGGGCGTGATGCGGCGCGCGGCCGCCAAGGGGCCGGAGGCCAACCCCGGTTACCGCGACGGCCGGGTCACCTCGGTCACGCACCGGGGACACCCGGCCGCGCTCTGGGAGTTCACCTGGGACGGCTTCAGCGCGGCCGAGGGCGCCCGGCACACCTACGACCTGTGCTGGGAGGAGGACGGGCGGCTGTACGACGTCTGGGTGTCGGCGCCGGTCGGCAAGGTGCGGGAGGCCAGGGAGTACTTCGACGTGGCGGTCGACACGTTCACGCTGCCCTAGGGATACGTCACGGGTGTGTGACCGGAATGCATCACCTCTGGATACGTGCGTGTCCGGCGCGATATGGATGAACCCATGAGCACCAGCGGGGGAGTCGGCCACGAGTCCGACGAGACGACGAGTTATGTTCTGCAACCTCCCAGACCGCCTCAGCCCGAGCCGGAGGCGGAACCCGGTGTCGGCCGGCTGATCGCGGGCCGGTACCGGCTGCTCGCCAAGCTCGGACACGGTGGCATGGGTACGGTGTGGCGGGCCAAGGACGAGACGGTGGACCGCGAGGTGGCCGTCAAGGAACCCCGTGTGCCGGATCATCTTCCCGAACGTGAACGGGGAAACGCCTTCGAGCGGATGCGGCGGGAGGCGCGGGCCGCGGCCCGGCTCGACCACCCCTCCGTCGTGAACGTGCACGACGTGGCGGTCGTGGACGGGCGGCCGTGGATCGTGATGGAGCTGGTGCGGGGCCGTTCGCTGGGCGACGTGCTGCAGGAGGGCACCCTCGGGGCACGGGAAGCGGCGAGAATCGGCCTGGACGTGCTCGGCGCCCTGGAGGCCGCGCACGCGGCCGGCATTCTGCACAGGGATGTGAAACCGGACAACGTCCTGCTCGGCCGCCACGACCGGGTCGTCCTGACCGACTTCGGCATCGCCCAGATAGAGGGCGAGACCAACCTGACCGACACCGGCGGTTTCGTCGGCTCGCCCGAGTTCATCGCCCCGGAGCGGGTGCTGGGCCAGCGCCCCGGACCGGCCTGCGACCTGTGGTCGCTCGGCGTGGTCCTGTACGCGGCGACGGAGGGCGTCTCGCCGTTCCGCCGCAGCAACACCCCCGCGACCCTCCAGTCCGTCCTCAACGCCACGCCCGCGCCGCCCGCCGCGCACGGCCCGCTCGCCGACGCCATCAACGGCCTCCTCCAGAAGGACCCGGCGCGCCGGCCGAACGCCGCGCAGGTCAGGGCGCTCCTGGAGGCGGCCGCGAACCCGCCCGCCCCCGAGCCCACACAGATCGTGCGGACCGTGGAGGTCCCGGCGCGCGGCGGTCTCCGGCTGGGTCGCGCGGCGTGGCTCGGCCTGGGCGCGGCGGTCGTCGCGGCCGCGGTGGCGGCGTACCTGGTGGTCGCGGACCCGTTCGCGGGGCCCCTGCCGGACGGCTGGACGAAGAAGCACACCAAGGACGTCGCCGCGACGCTGGCGGTGCCGGTGGACTACCAGCCCACCACGCCCGACCGTAAGACGGACAAGACCCACTGGATCACGTACACCGACTACAGCGGCAGCATATGGATCGGCCTGAGCCTGGACCGGAAGGCCGAGGACACCGCGAACAACATCGCGGGCTCCGCGGCGGCCGAGATGTACGACGACGACAGCACGTTCAAGGAGAACGGCGCATACGACCTCGGCATGGCCCCGGCCCTGAAGACCCGGCCCGAGGACCAGACGTACCAGGGCCGCAAGGCCGCGAAGAACACGGTCACCTACAAGACCACCGACAGCCAGAACCCGCGCCCGCGCGAACTCCAGATCTTCTACTACCGCGCCTCCACCGGCGACATGTACAAGCTCACCGTCAGCTACCCGGGCAAGGGGGACTTCACCGGGCGGGGCCGGGAGGTGGCCCGGACGGCGATCGCGAACCTGGGAGTGGACAAGCTCTGAGGACGGTACGGCCGTGCGAAGGGCTCAGGAGGCGGTGGGATGGGCGAGGCAGGCGACGTGGCGCGTTCCGTGGTCGCGCAGTTCAGGCGCGACGGGTTCGTCGCGCCGGAGAGTGCGGAGCGTACGGAGTTCGAGGTCTGGGACCGGACGACCCCGGGGCGAGTGCTGCTCGTCGCCCTTCAGACACTCCTCATGCTGCGCGCGGAGGACGGCCGGAGCGACCTCGGCCGTCCGGTGCGCGGACTGGACGAGGAGGAAGCGGGGCTGATGCTCAGGACCCTGCTGGGGGACGCGACGGCGGTTCCGGAGACCTCACGGCGCGATCTGATCACCCTCGACCGGCTGCTGGGGCTGCTGGCCTCCGTGATCGCCGAGGAGTCGATGTCCGAGGAAGAGGTGGACGCCCTGCTGGAGGCCGCGGAGGAGAGCTGCCGTGCCGTCGGACCGTGGGACGAGAGCGACGACCGTCGCCCCCTGGG is a genomic window containing:
- a CDS encoding serine/threonine-protein kinase; protein product: MSTSGGVGHESDETTSYVLQPPRPPQPEPEAEPGVGRLIAGRYRLLAKLGHGGMGTVWRAKDETVDREVAVKEPRVPDHLPERERGNAFERMRREARAAARLDHPSVVNVHDVAVVDGRPWIVMELVRGRSLGDVLQEGTLGAREAARIGLDVLGALEAAHAAGILHRDVKPDNVLLGRHDRVVLTDFGIAQIEGETNLTDTGGFVGSPEFIAPERVLGQRPGPACDLWSLGVVLYAATEGVSPFRRSNTPATLQSVLNATPAPPAAHGPLADAINGLLQKDPARRPNAAQVRALLEAAANPPAPEPTQIVRTVEVPARGGLRLGRAAWLGLGAAVVAAAVAAYLVVADPFAGPLPDGWTKKHTKDVAATLAVPVDYQPTTPDRKTDKTHWITYTDYSGSIWIGLSLDRKAEDTANNIAGSAAAEMYDDDSTFKENGAYDLGMAPALKTRPEDQTYQGRKAAKNTVTYKTTDSQNPRPRELQIFYYRASTGDMYKLTVSYPGKGDFTGRGREVARTAIANLGVDKL